One Salmo trutta chromosome 26, fSalTru1.1, whole genome shotgun sequence DNA window includes the following coding sequences:
- the LOC115163443 gene encoding hypermethylated in cancer 1 protein isoform X1 — protein sequence MGESRGELTNGHDTRHESEISAVLGGGLTTMLHAMEVPSHARHLLLQLNTQRTKGFLCDVIIVVQNALFRAHKNILAASSLYLKSLVVHDNLINLDHEMVSPGVFRVILDYIYTGRLTEGDPSSPTEPNLGAVLAAASYLQLLDLVALCKKKLRRNEKCPVRPTPAFLRYGKMGPNSLGLGGGGRYRVSTPVIQSCYPGGVGNTHTPRAPPLEELPLHPHAIHAGELYAPTSSQGPQVFPSTPSALPAQPSLRPAHSDRNCSPIYGLDLSKKSPNSQSQNTPSHPHQAHALPHNDEDREGGLSGRTSPMLGANGGAYPTEKMETADQAGSLPLHSYPHLNQPLGPHLPHLHRSSSQGPDHYPCPPSPDTPTEAGEPSREVGNIYRWVKHEPLSYTAEDEEDDEDEEDGGRNGDQDHQHHNHHHKAGEESDDRYRRVGCDGEDEKSGSGSEETGSSEGRPSPTGAMGRFHLPYEPESFGDNLYVCIPCDKGFPSSEQLNAHVETHTEEELYSGGEMGNSNSNPKNNSSNSNGNGSLGSLSYLEGKSSQSLTPGVLGEIIRPYRCNSCEKSYKDPATLRQHEKTHWLTRPYPCSICGKKFTQRGTMTRHMRSHLGLKPFACDHCGMRFTRQYRLTEHMRIHSGEKPYECQVCGGKFAQQRNLISHMKMHSSGGAGGALTADGKLKLDFAEGIYPLSKYAAEHLGLKQEKASELLAEHAMESLFPLSKLAAEHLRLNHHDKMDVLGIQALPPPPGSLSDSHSRIIDRYSPS from the coding sequence ATATCTGCTGTTTTAGGTGGTGGTCTGACGACGATGCTCCATGCCATGGAAGTCCCAAGTCATGCTAGGCACCTCCTCCTGCAACTCAACACCCAGCGCACCAAGGGCTTCCTGTGTGATGTCATCATCGTGGTGCAGAATGCGTTGTTCCGAGCCCACAAGAACATTCTGGCCGCCAGCAGCCTCTACCTGAAGTCCCTGGTCGTCCATGACAACCTCATCAACCTAGACCACGAGATGGTGAGTCCCGGGGTGTTCCGGGTCATTCTAGACTACATCTACACGGGCCGCCTGACCGAAGGAGACCCCAGCTCCCCAACAGAGCCCAACCTGGGGGCCGTGCTGGCTGCAGCTAGCTATCTGCAGCTGCTGGACTTAGTGGCGTTGTGTAAGAAGAAGCTGAGGAGAAATGAGAAGTGCCCTGTCCGTCCCACTCCTGCCTTTCTGCGGTATGGGAAGATGGGCCCCAATAGTTTGGGTTTAGGGGGAGGGGGCAGGTATCGGGTGTCCACCCCTGTTATTCAGTCCTGCTACCCAGGGGGAGTTGGGAACACCCACACGCCCCGTGCCCCACCACTAGAGGAGCTGCCGCTGCACCCCCATGCCATCCATGCAGGAGAGTTGTATGCCCCCACCTCTTCACAGGGCCCTCAGGTGTTCCCCTCCACACCCTCAGCCCTGCCTGCCCAGCCCAGCCTGCGCCCAGCTCACTCTGACAGGAACTGCTCCCCCATCTATGGCCTGGACCTCTCCAAGAAGAGTCCCAACTCCCAGTCCCAGAACACGCCCTCCCACCCCCACCAGGCTCATGCCCTGCCCCACAACGATGAGGATCGGGAGGGGGGGCTGAGCGGCCGCACTAGCCCCATGCTGGGGGCCAACGGCGGGGCCTACCCCACAGAAAAGATGGAAACGGCTGATCAGGCTGGGTCTCTCCCACTTCACTCCTACCCCCACCTCAACCAGCCCCTCGGGCCCCACCTGCCCCACCTCCACCGCTCCAGCTCCCAAGGTCCAGACCACTACCCCTGCCCCCCCAGCCCCGACACCCCCACAGAGGCTGGAGAGCCCAGCAGGGAGGTGGGCAACATCTACCGCTGGGTGAAGCATGAGCCACTGTCATACACAGCTGAGGATGAAGAGGATgacgaggatgaggaggatggggGTCGAAACGGAGACCAAGACCACCAGCATCACAACCACCATCATAAGGCAGGGGAGGAGAGCGATGATCGCTACCGTAGGGTGGGCTGTGACGGGGAGGATGAGAAGAGTGGCTCAGGCAGTGAGGAGACAGGCAGTAGTGAGGGTCGACCATCACCCACAGGGGCCATGGGGAGGTTCCACCTACCCTACGAGCCTGAGAGCTTTGGGGACAACCTGTACGTGTGCATCCCCTGTGACAAGGGCTTCCCCAGCTCTGAGCAGCTCAACGCCCACGTGGAGACCCACACAGAGGAGGAGCTGTACTCTGGAGGGGAGATGGGTAACAGCAACAGCAACCCCaaaaacaacagcagcaacagcaacGGTAACGGCAGCCTGGGCAGCCTGTCCTACCTGGAGGGGAAGTCCAGCCAGAGCCTGACGCCTGGGGTCCTGGGGGAGATCATCAGACCCTATCGCTGTAACTCCTGTGAGAAGTCCTACAAGGACCCGGCCACACTGCGCCAGCACGAGAAGACCCACTGGCTGACAAGGCCCTACCCCTGCAGCATCTGTGGCAAGAAATTCACCCAGCGCGGCACCATGACCCGCCACATGCGCAGCCACCTGGGACTCAAGCCCTTTGCCTGTGACCACTGCGGCATGCGCTTCACCCGCCAGTACCGCCTCACAGAGCACATGCGCATCCACTCCGGGGAGAAGCCCTACGAGTGTCAGGTGTGCGGGGGCAAGTTCGCCCAGCAGCGCAACCTCATCAGCCACATGAAGATGCACAGCAGTGGGGGGGCCGGAGGGGCTCTGACGGCCGACGGCAAGCTGAAGCTAGACTTTGCGGAGGGGATTTACCCCCTGAGTAAATACGCAGCAGAGCACCTGGGGCTAAAGCAGGAGAAGGCCTCAGAGCTACTGGCAGAGCATGCCATGGAGAGCCTGTTCCCACTGTCCAAACTGGCAGCAGAACACCTGCGCCTCAACCACCATGACAAGATGGATGTCCTGGGGATCCAGGCCCTGCCCCCTCCCCCAGGGTCCCTCTCTGACTCCCACTCCCGTATCATTGACCGCTACTCCCCCAGCTAA
- the LOC115163443 gene encoding hypermethylated in cancer 1 protein isoform X2: protein MIIKGDLDRMAEEIGHPGGGLTTMLHAMEVPSHARHLLLQLNTQRTKGFLCDVIIVVQNALFRAHKNILAASSLYLKSLVVHDNLINLDHEMVSPGVFRVILDYIYTGRLTEGDPSSPTEPNLGAVLAAASYLQLLDLVALCKKKLRRNEKCPVRPTPAFLRYGKMGPNSLGLGGGGRYRVSTPVIQSCYPGGVGNTHTPRAPPLEELPLHPHAIHAGELYAPTSSQGPQVFPSTPSALPAQPSLRPAHSDRNCSPIYGLDLSKKSPNSQSQNTPSHPHQAHALPHNDEDREGGLSGRTSPMLGANGGAYPTEKMETADQAGSLPLHSYPHLNQPLGPHLPHLHRSSSQGPDHYPCPPSPDTPTEAGEPSREVGNIYRWVKHEPLSYTAEDEEDDEDEEDGGRNGDQDHQHHNHHHKAGEESDDRYRRVGCDGEDEKSGSGSEETGSSEGRPSPTGAMGRFHLPYEPESFGDNLYVCIPCDKGFPSSEQLNAHVETHTEEELYSGGEMGNSNSNPKNNSSNSNGNGSLGSLSYLEGKSSQSLTPGVLGEIIRPYRCNSCEKSYKDPATLRQHEKTHWLTRPYPCSICGKKFTQRGTMTRHMRSHLGLKPFACDHCGMRFTRQYRLTEHMRIHSGEKPYECQVCGGKFAQQRNLISHMKMHSSGGAGGALTADGKLKLDFAEGIYPLSKYAAEHLGLKQEKASELLAEHAMESLFPLSKLAAEHLRLNHHDKMDVLGIQALPPPPGSLSDSHSRIIDRYSPS, encoded by the coding sequence GTGGTGGTCTGACGACGATGCTCCATGCCATGGAAGTCCCAAGTCATGCTAGGCACCTCCTCCTGCAACTCAACACCCAGCGCACCAAGGGCTTCCTGTGTGATGTCATCATCGTGGTGCAGAATGCGTTGTTCCGAGCCCACAAGAACATTCTGGCCGCCAGCAGCCTCTACCTGAAGTCCCTGGTCGTCCATGACAACCTCATCAACCTAGACCACGAGATGGTGAGTCCCGGGGTGTTCCGGGTCATTCTAGACTACATCTACACGGGCCGCCTGACCGAAGGAGACCCCAGCTCCCCAACAGAGCCCAACCTGGGGGCCGTGCTGGCTGCAGCTAGCTATCTGCAGCTGCTGGACTTAGTGGCGTTGTGTAAGAAGAAGCTGAGGAGAAATGAGAAGTGCCCTGTCCGTCCCACTCCTGCCTTTCTGCGGTATGGGAAGATGGGCCCCAATAGTTTGGGTTTAGGGGGAGGGGGCAGGTATCGGGTGTCCACCCCTGTTATTCAGTCCTGCTACCCAGGGGGAGTTGGGAACACCCACACGCCCCGTGCCCCACCACTAGAGGAGCTGCCGCTGCACCCCCATGCCATCCATGCAGGAGAGTTGTATGCCCCCACCTCTTCACAGGGCCCTCAGGTGTTCCCCTCCACACCCTCAGCCCTGCCTGCCCAGCCCAGCCTGCGCCCAGCTCACTCTGACAGGAACTGCTCCCCCATCTATGGCCTGGACCTCTCCAAGAAGAGTCCCAACTCCCAGTCCCAGAACACGCCCTCCCACCCCCACCAGGCTCATGCCCTGCCCCACAACGATGAGGATCGGGAGGGGGGGCTGAGCGGCCGCACTAGCCCCATGCTGGGGGCCAACGGCGGGGCCTACCCCACAGAAAAGATGGAAACGGCTGATCAGGCTGGGTCTCTCCCACTTCACTCCTACCCCCACCTCAACCAGCCCCTCGGGCCCCACCTGCCCCACCTCCACCGCTCCAGCTCCCAAGGTCCAGACCACTACCCCTGCCCCCCCAGCCCCGACACCCCCACAGAGGCTGGAGAGCCCAGCAGGGAGGTGGGCAACATCTACCGCTGGGTGAAGCATGAGCCACTGTCATACACAGCTGAGGATGAAGAGGATgacgaggatgaggaggatggggGTCGAAACGGAGACCAAGACCACCAGCATCACAACCACCATCATAAGGCAGGGGAGGAGAGCGATGATCGCTACCGTAGGGTGGGCTGTGACGGGGAGGATGAGAAGAGTGGCTCAGGCAGTGAGGAGACAGGCAGTAGTGAGGGTCGACCATCACCCACAGGGGCCATGGGGAGGTTCCACCTACCCTACGAGCCTGAGAGCTTTGGGGACAACCTGTACGTGTGCATCCCCTGTGACAAGGGCTTCCCCAGCTCTGAGCAGCTCAACGCCCACGTGGAGACCCACACAGAGGAGGAGCTGTACTCTGGAGGGGAGATGGGTAACAGCAACAGCAACCCCaaaaacaacagcagcaacagcaacGGTAACGGCAGCCTGGGCAGCCTGTCCTACCTGGAGGGGAAGTCCAGCCAGAGCCTGACGCCTGGGGTCCTGGGGGAGATCATCAGACCCTATCGCTGTAACTCCTGTGAGAAGTCCTACAAGGACCCGGCCACACTGCGCCAGCACGAGAAGACCCACTGGCTGACAAGGCCCTACCCCTGCAGCATCTGTGGCAAGAAATTCACCCAGCGCGGCACCATGACCCGCCACATGCGCAGCCACCTGGGACTCAAGCCCTTTGCCTGTGACCACTGCGGCATGCGCTTCACCCGCCAGTACCGCCTCACAGAGCACATGCGCATCCACTCCGGGGAGAAGCCCTACGAGTGTCAGGTGTGCGGGGGCAAGTTCGCCCAGCAGCGCAACCTCATCAGCCACATGAAGATGCACAGCAGTGGGGGGGCCGGAGGGGCTCTGACGGCCGACGGCAAGCTGAAGCTAGACTTTGCGGAGGGGATTTACCCCCTGAGTAAATACGCAGCAGAGCACCTGGGGCTAAAGCAGGAGAAGGCCTCAGAGCTACTGGCAGAGCATGCCATGGAGAGCCTGTTCCCACTGTCCAAACTGGCAGCAGAACACCTGCGCCTCAACCACCATGACAAGATGGATGTCCTGGGGATCCAGGCCCTGCCCCCTCCCCCAGGGTCCCTCTCTGACTCCCACTCCCGTATCATTGACCGCTACTCCCCCAGCTAA
- the LOC115163443 gene encoding hypermethylated in cancer 1 protein isoform X3, whose translation MLHAMEVPSHARHLLLQLNTQRTKGFLCDVIIVVQNALFRAHKNILAASSLYLKSLVVHDNLINLDHEMVSPGVFRVILDYIYTGRLTEGDPSSPTEPNLGAVLAAASYLQLLDLVALCKKKLRRNEKCPVRPTPAFLRYGKMGPNSLGLGGGGRYRVSTPVIQSCYPGGVGNTHTPRAPPLEELPLHPHAIHAGELYAPTSSQGPQVFPSTPSALPAQPSLRPAHSDRNCSPIYGLDLSKKSPNSQSQNTPSHPHQAHALPHNDEDREGGLSGRTSPMLGANGGAYPTEKMETADQAGSLPLHSYPHLNQPLGPHLPHLHRSSSQGPDHYPCPPSPDTPTEAGEPSREVGNIYRWVKHEPLSYTAEDEEDDEDEEDGGRNGDQDHQHHNHHHKAGEESDDRYRRVGCDGEDEKSGSGSEETGSSEGRPSPTGAMGRFHLPYEPESFGDNLYVCIPCDKGFPSSEQLNAHVETHTEEELYSGGEMGNSNSNPKNNSSNSNGNGSLGSLSYLEGKSSQSLTPGVLGEIIRPYRCNSCEKSYKDPATLRQHEKTHWLTRPYPCSICGKKFTQRGTMTRHMRSHLGLKPFACDHCGMRFTRQYRLTEHMRIHSGEKPYECQVCGGKFAQQRNLISHMKMHSSGGAGGALTADGKLKLDFAEGIYPLSKYAAEHLGLKQEKASELLAEHAMESLFPLSKLAAEHLRLNHHDKMDVLGIQALPPPPGSLSDSHSRIIDRYSPS comes from the coding sequence ATGCTCCATGCCATGGAAGTCCCAAGTCATGCTAGGCACCTCCTCCTGCAACTCAACACCCAGCGCACCAAGGGCTTCCTGTGTGATGTCATCATCGTGGTGCAGAATGCGTTGTTCCGAGCCCACAAGAACATTCTGGCCGCCAGCAGCCTCTACCTGAAGTCCCTGGTCGTCCATGACAACCTCATCAACCTAGACCACGAGATGGTGAGTCCCGGGGTGTTCCGGGTCATTCTAGACTACATCTACACGGGCCGCCTGACCGAAGGAGACCCCAGCTCCCCAACAGAGCCCAACCTGGGGGCCGTGCTGGCTGCAGCTAGCTATCTGCAGCTGCTGGACTTAGTGGCGTTGTGTAAGAAGAAGCTGAGGAGAAATGAGAAGTGCCCTGTCCGTCCCACTCCTGCCTTTCTGCGGTATGGGAAGATGGGCCCCAATAGTTTGGGTTTAGGGGGAGGGGGCAGGTATCGGGTGTCCACCCCTGTTATTCAGTCCTGCTACCCAGGGGGAGTTGGGAACACCCACACGCCCCGTGCCCCACCACTAGAGGAGCTGCCGCTGCACCCCCATGCCATCCATGCAGGAGAGTTGTATGCCCCCACCTCTTCACAGGGCCCTCAGGTGTTCCCCTCCACACCCTCAGCCCTGCCTGCCCAGCCCAGCCTGCGCCCAGCTCACTCTGACAGGAACTGCTCCCCCATCTATGGCCTGGACCTCTCCAAGAAGAGTCCCAACTCCCAGTCCCAGAACACGCCCTCCCACCCCCACCAGGCTCATGCCCTGCCCCACAACGATGAGGATCGGGAGGGGGGGCTGAGCGGCCGCACTAGCCCCATGCTGGGGGCCAACGGCGGGGCCTACCCCACAGAAAAGATGGAAACGGCTGATCAGGCTGGGTCTCTCCCACTTCACTCCTACCCCCACCTCAACCAGCCCCTCGGGCCCCACCTGCCCCACCTCCACCGCTCCAGCTCCCAAGGTCCAGACCACTACCCCTGCCCCCCCAGCCCCGACACCCCCACAGAGGCTGGAGAGCCCAGCAGGGAGGTGGGCAACATCTACCGCTGGGTGAAGCATGAGCCACTGTCATACACAGCTGAGGATGAAGAGGATgacgaggatgaggaggatggggGTCGAAACGGAGACCAAGACCACCAGCATCACAACCACCATCATAAGGCAGGGGAGGAGAGCGATGATCGCTACCGTAGGGTGGGCTGTGACGGGGAGGATGAGAAGAGTGGCTCAGGCAGTGAGGAGACAGGCAGTAGTGAGGGTCGACCATCACCCACAGGGGCCATGGGGAGGTTCCACCTACCCTACGAGCCTGAGAGCTTTGGGGACAACCTGTACGTGTGCATCCCCTGTGACAAGGGCTTCCCCAGCTCTGAGCAGCTCAACGCCCACGTGGAGACCCACACAGAGGAGGAGCTGTACTCTGGAGGGGAGATGGGTAACAGCAACAGCAACCCCaaaaacaacagcagcaacagcaacGGTAACGGCAGCCTGGGCAGCCTGTCCTACCTGGAGGGGAAGTCCAGCCAGAGCCTGACGCCTGGGGTCCTGGGGGAGATCATCAGACCCTATCGCTGTAACTCCTGTGAGAAGTCCTACAAGGACCCGGCCACACTGCGCCAGCACGAGAAGACCCACTGGCTGACAAGGCCCTACCCCTGCAGCATCTGTGGCAAGAAATTCACCCAGCGCGGCACCATGACCCGCCACATGCGCAGCCACCTGGGACTCAAGCCCTTTGCCTGTGACCACTGCGGCATGCGCTTCACCCGCCAGTACCGCCTCACAGAGCACATGCGCATCCACTCCGGGGAGAAGCCCTACGAGTGTCAGGTGTGCGGGGGCAAGTTCGCCCAGCAGCGCAACCTCATCAGCCACATGAAGATGCACAGCAGTGGGGGGGCCGGAGGGGCTCTGACGGCCGACGGCAAGCTGAAGCTAGACTTTGCGGAGGGGATTTACCCCCTGAGTAAATACGCAGCAGAGCACCTGGGGCTAAAGCAGGAGAAGGCCTCAGAGCTACTGGCAGAGCATGCCATGGAGAGCCTGTTCCCACTGTCCAAACTGGCAGCAGAACACCTGCGCCTCAACCACCATGACAAGATGGATGTCCTGGGGATCCAGGCCCTGCCCCCTCCCCCAGGGTCCCTCTCTGACTCCCACTCCCGTATCATTGACCGCTACTCCCCCAGCTAA